One Campylobacter concisus DNA window includes the following coding sequences:
- a CDS encoding VIT1/CCC1 transporter family protein → MLDKKRALKQLQNEADDAAIYSLLEASEKDDENKKILRKLITEERRHYAFCQKITGESRSANLFKVIFYTILVKIFGTSFTLKFMESREENAEKFYLDIVDEYPEARDIYEEEMNHENSLISMLKDTKLVNAGGIVLGMNDALVELTGTLSGIALAFSNTKSVGATGLIMGVAAALSMAGSAYLESKENPSDEIKPLTYSLYTGGSYIITTAFLILPFFIFSSGFYAVLSMFFFALVAIITYNFYISVAKELKFLPRVVEMCVITFGVAIISFGIGFLVKHYFGLDI, encoded by the coding sequence ATGTTAGACAAAAAACGTGCTTTAAAACAATTACAAAACGAAGCAGACGATGCTGCTATATACTCACTTCTTGAAGCTAGCGAAAAAGACGATGAGAATAAAAAAATACTTCGCAAATTAATCACCGAAGAGAGACGCCACTATGCTTTTTGTCAAAAGATAACTGGCGAGAGCAGAAGTGCAAATTTATTTAAAGTCATCTTCTATACGATACTTGTTAAAATTTTTGGCACATCTTTTACCCTAAAATTTATGGAGTCGCGCGAAGAAAATGCGGAGAAATTTTATCTTGACATCGTAGATGAATATCCTGAAGCTCGTGATATTTATGAAGAGGAGATGAATCACGAAAATAGTCTAATCTCCATGCTGAAAGACACAAAACTCGTAAATGCTGGTGGCATCGTGCTTGGCATGAATGATGCTTTAGTTGAGCTAACAGGTACACTTAGCGGCATCGCGCTTGCATTTTCGAATACAAAATCAGTTGGCGCAACAGGCCTTATCATGGGCGTAGCAGCTGCACTCTCTATGGCTGGCTCAGCATATCTTGAGTCAAAAGAAAATCCAAGTGATGAGATCAAACCGCTTACTTACTCGCTCTACACAGGCGGCTCATACATCATAACAACGGCATTTTTGATACTTCCATTTTTCATCTTTTCAAGCGGTTTTTACGCCGTTTTATCGATGTTTTTCTTTGCACTAGTTGCCATCATCACTTACAACTTTTATATAAGCGTGGCAAAGGAGCTTAAATTTTTACCAAGAGTGGTTGAGATGTGCGTGATAACTTTTGGCGTTGCGATCATATCTTTTGGCATCGGCTTTTTAGTTAAACACTATTTTGGACTAGATATTTAA
- a CDS encoding F0F1 ATP synthase subunit C has protein sequence MKKIVFLILGLAAFAFGADGEMIRSYSVIAGGIGLGLAALGGAIGMGNTAAATISGTARNPGVGSKLMTTMFIALAMIEAQVIYALVITLIVLYANPMLG, from the coding sequence ATGAAAAAGATCGTCTTTTTAATTCTTGGTCTTGCTGCATTCGCATTTGGCGCTGACGGCGAGATGATCAGATCATATTCAGTTATCGCTGGCGGTATCGGCCTTGGCCTTGCAGCTCTTGGCGGTGCTATAGGTATGGGTAACACAGCTGCTGCAACTATCAGCGGAACAGCTAGAAACCCTGGCGTTGGTAGCAAACTTATGACTACAATGTTTATCGCACTTGCGATGATCGAAGCACAAGTTATCTACGCACTTGTTATTACACTTATCGTTCTTTACGCAAACCCAATGCTTGGCTAA
- a CDS encoding sodium-dependent transporter, translating to MNEKFSKIGFVLAMAGSAVGLGNAWKFPTMVGNNGGSAFIILYLLLTFAIAFVAFLAELSIGKLGESDIVSSLYKLAPKNKKVWSLSGFFMIGAILIASFYMVVIGWILKYIYLSFSPLLSDTKAAGEQFNTLLSNDLSSAVLCFSLVFLMVFFAVSKGVKSGIEKLNIWMMPSLFVLLVCMLFYALSMGDGFVKAAKFLFVPNFSAITPDVVLQALGLAFFSLSMGVGVIPTYAANLPERTNLIKSTLSIIFINILIGIMMGLVVFTFIFAYGADSTASGPGLIFISLVTLFAKLGIVGNVMAVAFFVSLLFAGITSAVSMIEPFAYYLVRKFEISRKMALLYIGAFVYILGIFCILSYYSDTSSAFSVCGKPFFDALDFLTSNIMMPIGAIVFSFFVGYRLKKESLYLLFGDFMGRAFFEIWYFFLRYVVPVAICAIMIYQMAGK from the coding sequence ATGAACGAAAAATTTTCAAAGATAGGCTTTGTTCTTGCGATGGCTGGTTCTGCTGTGGGTCTTGGCAATGCCTGGAAATTTCCTACGATGGTGGGAAATAACGGCGGTTCGGCATTTATAATTTTATACTTGCTTCTTACATTTGCTATCGCATTTGTGGCGTTTTTGGCAGAGCTTAGCATCGGCAAACTTGGCGAAAGCGACATCGTAAGCTCTCTTTACAAACTTGCTCCAAAAAATAAAAAAGTGTGGTCGCTCTCTGGCTTTTTCATGATCGGCGCAATCCTCATAGCTTCATTTTATATGGTGGTTATTGGCTGGATTTTAAAGTATATCTATCTTAGTTTTTCGCCACTTTTATCTGACACAAAAGCTGCAGGGGAGCAGTTTAACACACTTTTATCAAATGATTTAAGCAGCGCCGTGCTATGCTTTAGCCTAGTCTTTTTGATGGTTTTTTTTGCCGTTTCAAAAGGTGTAAAAAGTGGCATAGAAAAACTAAATATATGGATGATGCCAAGCCTTTTTGTCTTGCTAGTTTGCATGCTTTTTTACGCGCTTAGCATGGGAGATGGCTTTGTGAAGGCGGCTAAATTTTTATTTGTACCAAATTTTAGTGCGATCACGCCAGATGTTGTTTTGCAAGCTCTAGGCCTTGCGTTTTTCTCACTATCTATGGGTGTTGGAGTCATACCAACATACGCTGCAAATTTACCAGAGCGCACAAATTTAATAAAATCAACCCTCTCTATCATCTTTATAAACATCTTAATAGGCATTATGATGGGGCTTGTTGTTTTTACCTTTATATTTGCTTATGGGGCTGATAGCACGGCAAGTGGTCCAGGCCTTATTTTTATCTCGCTTGTCACGCTTTTTGCAAAGCTTGGCATCGTTGGCAACGTCATGGCGGTCGCATTTTTTGTATCGTTATTGTTTGCTGGCATTACGAGTGCAGTTTCGATGATCGAGCCTTTTGCTTATTATTTGGTTAGGAAATTTGAAATTTCAAGAAAAATGGCGCTTCTTTACATCGGCGCTTTTGTCTATATCTTGGGTATCTTTTGCATACTTTCATATTATTCAGACACATCAAGTGCTTTTAGTGTTTGCGGTAAGCCATTTTTTGACGCGCTTGACTTTCTCACATCAAATATCATGATGCCAATAGGCGCTATCGTATTTAGCTTTTTTGTTGGCTACAGGCTTAAAAAAGAGAGTTTATATCTGCTCTTTGGCGATTTTATGGGAAGAGCATTTTTTGAAATTTGGTACTTTTTCTTAAGATATGTCGTGCCAGTTGCCATTTGTGCGATAATGATCTACCAGATGGCAGGTAAATAA
- a CDS encoding sodium-dependent transporter encodes MAERFSKIGFVLSIIGAAIGLGNAWKFPYMVGSNGGSAFILIYLFFAFAVGLSIFFAEMAMGKISRLDTVGAFKSLATKGANSWKFAGVIMVTGLFIASFYTLIIGWVLKYVILSLSELPQDIASSETFFVNFTSNGINEQILYFSIAFFAYFFILTKGVKSGIERINVYLIPALFILLLLMLGYSFGMEGFDKAAKFLLVPDFSKIDQAAVLNALGLAFFTMCVGIGCILTYSSSLSDDTNLFTSSLYVVFANIIISVIIGLIVFTFTFEFGSEPSKGAGLAFISLPTLFAKLGLLGNFLAFTFFISLFFAGITSVISMVEPFIFFLSKSLKFSRNKSILIVACVVYILGILCALSGTSEFKDALTFFGKSFFDLLDYLSSNIMLPLGGILFAIFVGYFMKFELLKELFVPYMGKVIFKIWYFLIRFVAPLLVLVVLIREIS; translated from the coding sequence ATGGCAGAGAGATTTAGTAAAATTGGCTTTGTCTTATCGATAATTGGAGCGGCTATCGGCCTTGGTAATGCGTGGAAATTTCCATACATGGTCGGCAGTAACGGCGGTTCGGCATTTATCCTTATATATCTATTTTTTGCCTTTGCTGTTGGTCTTAGCATATTTTTTGCTGAGATGGCGATGGGTAAAATTTCACGCCTTGATACGGTTGGAGCGTTTAAAAGCCTAGCTACAAAAGGGGCAAATTCTTGGAAATTTGCTGGCGTTATCATGGTGACCGGGTTATTTATAGCCTCTTTTTACACGCTCATCATTGGCTGGGTTTTAAAATACGTCATTTTAAGTCTTAGTGAGCTACCTCAAGATATCGCAAGTTCAGAGACGTTTTTTGTAAATTTCACCTCAAATGGCATAAATGAACAAATTTTATACTTTAGCATCGCGTTTTTTGCCTACTTTTTCATCCTTACAAAAGGTGTAAAAAGCGGCATCGAGCGCATAAATGTCTATCTCATACCAGCTCTTTTTATCTTGCTTTTACTTATGCTTGGCTACTCTTTTGGCATGGAGGGCTTTGATAAAGCGGCTAAATTTCTACTAGTGCCTGATTTTTCAAAGATAGATCAGGCAGCTGTTTTAAACGCTCTTGGACTTGCTTTTTTTACGATGTGCGTTGGCATTGGCTGCATCCTTACCTACTCATCAAGTCTAAGCGATGATACAAATTTATTTACCTCTTCACTCTATGTCGTCTTTGCGAACATCATAATAAGCGTCATCATCGGCCTTATCGTCTTTACATTTACATTTGAGTTTGGCTCAGAGCCATCAAAAGGCGCAGGGCTTGCTTTTATCTCGCTACCGACGCTATTTGCTAAGCTTGGCTTGCTTGGAAATTTCTTGGCATTTACATTTTTTATATCACTATTTTTTGCTGGCATCACCTCGGTTATCTCGATGGTTGAACCGTTTATATTTTTCTTAAGCAAAAGCCTAAAATTTAGTAGAAACAAATCAATTCTAATCGTTGCTTGCGTGGTTTATATCTTAGGAATTTTATGCGCATTAAGTGGCACAAGTGAATTTAAAGATGCGCTTACATTTTTTGGTAAGAGCTTTTTTGACCTACTTGATTATCTAAGCTCAAATATCATGCTCCCACTTGGTGGCATCTTGTTTGCTATCTTTGTTGGCTACTTTATGAAATTTGAGCTTTTAAAAGAGCTATTTGTGCCTTATATGGGCAAGGTTATATTTAAAATTTGGTATTTTTTAATTAGATTTGTGGCTCCACTTTTAGTTCTGGTGGTGTTAATAAGGGAGATCTCATAA
- a CDS encoding sodium-dependent transporter, giving the protein MAKEQFSKIGYVLAVAGSAVGLGNAWKFPYMVGENGGSAFIILYLLITFLVGVPIFMAELSIGKLSESDSVNAFRKLAAKNKNLWQLVGILAMVTAAIISSYYIVIIGWVFKYFTLSFTGLPSDIDSSKVIFNDLLTHGLGEQTLYFIIAFAACFFILSKGVKSGIEKLNVWMMPSLFIMVLIMLFYSITMDGFVKSAEFLLIPDFSKISFNSLLLALGLAFWTLSLGMAAIITYSASLSDDTNLATSTLSIVFINIALAIMIGLVIFTFIFEFGATPSQGPGLVFISLPTLFAKLGAIGQILAVAFFAALIFAGITSAISIVEPFVFFLIREYGMSRKKALCIVGAGIFIVGFLCLLSNIENIGDKFMIFGKNFFDFLDFTASNILLPISGIGGAIFVGYFMKKDALYVLFSPYMSDFVFNTWYFLLRYVAPVCVLIIMINELLKVFNG; this is encoded by the coding sequence ATGGCAAAAGAACAATTTTCTAAAATAGGCTATGTCCTAGCAGTCGCTGGATCGGCTGTCGGACTTGGCAATGCATGGAAATTTCCATACATGGTTGGTGAAAACGGCGGTTCGGCGTTTATTATCCTATATCTTTTGATAACTTTTCTAGTTGGTGTGCCTATCTTTATGGCAGAGCTTAGTATTGGCAAGCTTAGTGAGAGTGACAGCGTTAATGCCTTTAGAAAGCTAGCAGCTAAAAATAAAAATTTATGGCAACTGGTTGGAATTTTAGCCATGGTGACAGCGGCTATCATCTCATCATATTACATCGTGATCATCGGCTGGGTCTTTAAATATTTCACGCTCTCATTTACTGGTCTCCCAAGCGATATAGATAGCTCAAAAGTGATATTTAACGATCTTTTGACGCATGGTCTTGGCGAGCAGACACTTTACTTTATTATAGCATTTGCAGCTTGCTTTTTTATCCTATCAAAAGGCGTAAAAAGTGGCATAGAGAAGCTAAATGTTTGGATGATGCCAAGCCTATTTATCATGGTTTTGATCATGCTTTTTTACTCTATAACGATGGATGGCTTTGTGAAATCAGCCGAGTTTTTACTCATTCCTGACTTTAGCAAAATTTCATTTAACTCACTCTTGCTTGCTCTTGGCCTTGCATTTTGGACACTATCTCTTGGTATGGCAGCGATCATCACCTATTCAGCTAGCCTAAGCGATGATACAAATTTAGCCACTTCAACGCTTAGTATCGTCTTCATAAATATCGCGCTTGCTATTATGATAGGTCTTGTTATTTTTACCTTTATATTTGAATTTGGCGCTACTCCGTCTCAAGGACCAGGTCTTGTCTTTATCTCGCTACCAACGCTATTTGCTAAGCTTGGCGCGATAGGTCAAATTTTAGCGGTGGCATTTTTTGCTGCGCTCATTTTTGCTGGTATCACTTCAGCCATCTCTATCGTCGAGCCATTTGTCTTTTTCTTGATCAGAGAGTATGGCATGAGTAGGAAAAAAGCGCTTTGCATAGTTGGAGCTGGGATTTTCATAGTGGGATTTTTATGTCTTTTATCAAATATAGAAAATATTGGCGATAAATTTATGATATTTGGTAAAAATTTCTTTGACTTCCTAGACTTTACCGCTTCAAATATCTTGCTACCAATTAGCGGTATCGGCGGAGCGATATTTGTAGGATATTTTATGAAAAAAGATGCTTTATATGTACTATTTAGCCCATATATGAGTGATTTTGTATTTAATACATGGTATTTTTTACTAAGATATGTAGCACCAGTTTGTGTGCTCATCATCATGATAAATGAACTATTAAAGGTTTTTAATGGATAA
- a CDS encoding TRAP transporter small permease subunit encodes MDKIERFFDKAGDIVGYICMFIMALMIIDVFFNVVARYFFSYGNVAFQELEWHFFAVIFLLGMSYALKEDAHVRVDIFYAKFSERNKALVNMLGTVFFIIPFALLVSNLSFGFVGDAYSSAEASADPGGLTHRWIIKAMIPFSFYVLVFFAIGFFIKNLNRYKKASKEKIWRD; translated from the coding sequence ATGGATAAGATTGAGAGATTTTTTGACAAAGCTGGTGATATAGTCGGCTATATTTGTATGTTTATTATGGCTTTGATGATAATAGACGTTTTTTTTAACGTTGTGGCAAGATACTTTTTTTCTTACGGCAACGTTGCATTTCAGGAGCTTGAGTGGCACTTTTTTGCTGTGATATTTCTACTTGGCATGAGCTATGCTCTAAAAGAGGACGCACATGTTAGAGTTGATATCTTTTATGCTAAATTTTCAGAAAGAAATAAAGCCCTTGTAAATATGCTTGGTACTGTATTTTTTATCATACCATTTGCGCTTTTGGTTTCAAATTTATCATTTGGATTTGTAGGAGATGCTTACAGCTCGGCAGAGGCCAGCGCAGATCCAGGCGGTCTTACCCATAGATGGATCATAAAAGCGATGATCCCTTTTTCATTTTATGTGCTTGTATTTTTTGCGATCGGCTTTTTTATAAAAAATTTAAATCGCTATAAGAAAGCTAGTAAGGAGAAAATATGGCGGGATTAA
- a CDS encoding TRAP transporter large permease, whose protein sequence is MAGLIMFIAALLMLGIGFPVAFTFGAVAMIFGMVGSVVESLSDGDGLLGSIEVFKDMFNFMPYRIFSIMESRIFIAVPLFVFMGVVLQKSKLAERLLESMGMLFGEIRGGIAISTILVGALLAASTGVVGASVVAMGVISLPVMLKYKYDQSLGCGTICAAGTLGQIIPPSIVLIILGDIFSVPVGELFHQAIVPGLTLVGVYIVYILIVAYLKPEVAPIVKDESGVSKFKQIVRALIAIFPPLLLVICVLGSIFAGIATPTESSAFGCVGAIILAIFYRTFSFSMMKEALAESVKTTALVFAILVGATAFSMVFSYTGGDEIVENFMTNLPGEKWGFIIFSMAVIFVLGFFIDFVEISYIVLPILVPIAAKLGINPVYLAILVAMNLQTSFLTPPFGFSLFFLRSVAPAEIKTAAIYKGVVPYIIIQVAVLIFFCVFLMEIKPVLDASHGGLFNFLLSLFK, encoded by the coding sequence ATGGCGGGATTAATAATGTTTATAGCCGCGCTATTGATGCTTGGCATTGGCTTTCCAGTGGCATTTACCTTTGGTGCGGTTGCGATGATATTTGGCATGGTTGGCAGCGTCGTAGAGAGCCTTAGCGATGGTGATGGGCTACTTGGCAGTATAGAAGTATTTAAAGATATGTTTAACTTCATGCCTTATAGAATTTTCTCTATCATGGAGAGTAGAATTTTCATAGCAGTTCCACTCTTTGTCTTTATGGGCGTCGTGCTTCAAAAGTCAAAGCTAGCCGAGAGATTACTTGAGAGTATGGGCATGCTCTTTGGAGAAATCAGAGGCGGTATCGCGATAAGCACTATCTTAGTTGGAGCGCTTCTTGCTGCATCAACTGGCGTCGTAGGTGCTAGCGTTGTTGCTATGGGCGTTATAAGCTTGCCTGTAATGCTAAAGTATAAATACGACCAATCCCTAGGATGTGGCACGATATGCGCTGCCGGCACGCTTGGTCAGATCATCCCACCTTCTATCGTGCTTATCATCTTGGGCGACATCTTCTCAGTGCCAGTTGGTGAGCTTTTTCATCAAGCCATTGTGCCAGGACTTACGTTAGTTGGGGTTTATATAGTTTATATTTTGATAGTTGCTTATCTTAAGCCAGAGGTCGCTCCTATCGTAAAAGACGAGAGTGGCGTTAGTAAATTTAAGCAGATTGTTAGAGCGCTAATTGCGATCTTTCCGCCACTTTTGCTAGTTATTTGTGTGCTAGGATCCATTTTTGCAGGTATCGCTACACCGACTGAAAGTTCAGCATTTGGCTGCGTTGGCGCTATCATCTTGGCAATATTTTATAGGACATTTTCATTTTCTATGATGAAAGAGGCTTTGGCTGAGAGCGTAAAAACTACAGCTCTAGTCTTTGCTATACTTGTTGGTGCGACTGCCTTTTCTATGGTCTTTAGCTACACTGGAGGCGATGAGATAGTTGAAAATTTCATGACAAATTTACCAGGCGAGAAGTGGGGCTTTATCATCTTTAGTATGGCTGTTATCTTTGTGCTTGGCTTTTTTATAGATTTTGTTGAAATTTCATATATCGTGCTTCCTATCTTGGTGCCAATCGCTGCAAAACTAGGCATAAACCCAGTCTATCTAGCGATCTTAGTTGCTATGAATTTACAAACTTCATTCTTGACGCCGCCATTTGGATTTAGTCTATTTTTCTTAAGATCAGTCGCACCTGCTGAGATAAAAACAGCTGCTATTTATAAAGGCGTGGTGCCTTACATCATTATCCAAGTGGCAGTTTTAATCTTTTTCTGCGTATTTTTGATGGAGATAAAGCCGGTGCTAGATGCGAGCCACGGCGGATTATTTAACTTCTTACTCTCACTTTTTAAATGA
- a CDS encoding biotin/lipoyl-containing protein, which yields MAKKFIDVMDTTFRDGFQSVYGARVLMNDFLPALEAAKEAGIEHFEFGGGARFQSLYFYLNEDAFAMMDKFRSIVGPKANLQTLSRGVNTVTLDTGSRELIDLHAKLFKKHGTTTIRNFDALNDVENLKYSGERIAHHGLKHEVVVTMMDLPSGCVGAHDVKFYEKILREILDANIPYHSVCFKDASGTSSPQKVYETIKMARKLLPEKTHIRLHTHETAGVSVACYLAALEAGVDGIDLAASPVSGGTSQPDILTMLHAVKGKNYDLGGLDVEKILKYESVLNDCLKEYFLPPEAVQVSPLIPFSPMPGGALTANTQMMRDNNILDKFPEVILAMREVVQKGGYGTSVTPVSQFYFQQAFNNVMFGKWKKIAEGYGKMVLGYFGKTPVTPDKEIIKLASEQLGLKPTTKHAVDIADKDESKSLAHVKEILKQNKIKVTEENVFIAAACKEKGIAFLKGEAKVNVRKIDPNAKANEGRQTQSGRYSVVVNGSRYNVEVSEGFNDSIQVKSITEVEGKSVKSAKSAVAGATENDIVASLPGAVHKILVSAGDHVKKGQAIIVLEAMKMEIEVKAPKDGIIGSIEVSKGQSVANNQVVARFK from the coding sequence ATGGCAAAGAAATTTATCGATGTTATGGATACGACCTTTAGAGATGGCTTTCAGTCAGTTTATGGCGCTAGAGTGCTTATGAACGACTTTTTGCCCGCGCTTGAAGCAGCCAAAGAGGCTGGCATAGAGCATTTTGAATTTGGCGGCGGAGCGAGATTTCAAAGCCTTTATTTTTACCTAAATGAAGACGCTTTTGCGATGATGGATAAATTTAGAAGCATCGTAGGACCAAAAGCAAACCTTCAAACCCTAAGCAGAGGCGTAAATACCGTCACACTTGACACTGGTAGCCGCGAGCTAATCGACCTTCACGCAAAACTTTTCAAAAAACATGGAACTACTACTATTAGAAATTTTGACGCATTAAATGATGTTGAAAATTTAAAATATTCAGGCGAAAGGATCGCTCATCACGGGCTAAAGCACGAAGTTGTTGTTACTATGATGGATCTGCCTAGTGGCTGTGTGGGAGCTCATGACGTTAAATTTTATGAGAAAATTTTAAGAGAAATTTTAGATGCAAATATCCCATATCACAGCGTTTGCTTCAAAGATGCAAGTGGTACAAGCAGCCCACAAAAGGTCTATGAAACCATAAAAATGGCTAGAAAGCTACTCCCAGAAAAAACTCACATCAGACTTCACACACATGAAACCGCAGGCGTAAGCGTTGCTTGCTATCTTGCAGCGCTTGAGGCTGGCGTTGATGGCATAGATCTAGCCGCAAGCCCAGTAAGTGGTGGTACAAGTCAGCCAGATATCCTAACCATGCTTCACGCAGTAAAAGGCAAAAACTACGATCTTGGCGGACTTGACGTGGAGAAAATTTTAAAATACGAAAGTGTTTTGAATGATTGTTTAAAAGAGTATTTCTTACCGCCTGAAGCTGTGCAAGTAAGCCCGCTCATACCATTTTCACCGATGCCTGGTGGCGCGCTCACCGCAAATACCCAGATGATGAGAGATAACAACATCTTAGATAAATTCCCTGAGGTCATCCTTGCTATGCGCGAAGTGGTGCAAAAGGGCGGATACGGCACTTCAGTAACCCCTGTTAGCCAGTTTTACTTCCAACAAGCCTTTAATAATGTAATGTTTGGCAAGTGGAAAAAGATCGCTGAGGGATACGGTAAAATGGTGCTTGGCTACTTTGGCAAGACTCCAGTTACGCCTGATAAAGAGATCATTAAGCTTGCTAGCGAGCAGTTAGGACTAAAACCAACTACAAAACATGCAGTTGATATAGCTGATAAAGATGAGAGCAAGTCACTTGCACATGTAAAAGAAATTTTAAAACAAAATAAGATCAAAGTTACCGAAGAAAACGTCTTTATAGCAGCAGCTTGTAAAGAAAAGGGCATCGCGTTCTTAAAAGGCGAAGCCAAAGTAAATGTAAGAAAAATCGATCCAAATGCTAAAGCAAACGAGGGCAGACAAACTCAAAGTGGCAGATATAGCGTCGTCGTAAATGGTAGCCGCTACAATGTCGAAGTAAGCGAAGGTTTTAACGACAGCATCCAAGTAAAATCAATCACTGAAGTTGAAGGCAAGAGCGTAAAAAGTGCCAAAAGTGCAGTAGCAGGCGCAACAGAAAACGACATCGTCGCAAGCTTGCCAGGTGCTGTGCATAAAATTTTAGTTAGCGCAGGAGATCATGTCAAAAAAGGTCAGGCCATAATCGTGCTTGAAGCGATGAAGATGGAGATAGAGGTTAAGGCCCCAAAAGATGGCATCATAGGCTCTATCGAGGTTAGCAAAGGTCAAAGTGTCGCAAACAATCAAGTGGTGGCTAGATTTAAATAA
- the pckA gene encoding phosphoenolpyruvate carboxykinase (ATP): MNKLDELGLKEIKKINHNLSYDELFELEKANNEGRVSSNGTFMVDTGIFTGRSPKDKYFVKQDPSQKYIAWGKINQPITKELFDKLLKKAKEQLSGKEIFIQDAFCGASKKSQKSVRFVTEVAWQAHFVKNMFIRPSEAELAKFEPDFVVYNACKTKNEDYKADGLHSDVFVIFNVEENVAVIGGTWYGGEMKKGIFSMMNYWLPLEGKLSMHCSANVGEKGDTALFFGLSGTGKTTLSTDPKRKLIGDDEHGWDDDGVFNFEGGCYAKCINLDPSSEPEIYAAIRRDALLENVVADENGVVDYKDGSKTENTRVSYPIYHIDNYEPSSSAGHPKNIIFLSADAFGVLPPVAKLTKEQAMYYFLSGYTAKVAGTERGITEPVATFSACFGEPFMPLHPTVYAKLLGEKIDKHGVNVYLVNTGWSGGAYGVGKRMSIKATRACINAILDGSITKCEFENFDKFNFAIPKELDGVETKLLNPINTWTHPAEYNISRDKLAKMFVENFKRYEDVKEGVEYAKAGPKA, translated from the coding sequence ATAAATAAGCTAGACGAGCTAGGTCTAAAAGAGATCAAAAAGATAAATCACAATCTAAGCTACGACGAGCTTTTTGAGCTTGAAAAGGCAAACAATGAGGGCAGAGTCTCAAGTAACGGCACATTTATGGTTGATACTGGGATTTTTACAGGCAGAAGCCCAAAAGACAAGTACTTTGTCAAGCAAGATCCAAGCCAAAAATACATCGCTTGGGGAAAGATAAATCAGCCTATCACAAAAGAGCTCTTTGACAAGCTTCTTAAAAAAGCAAAAGAGCAGCTAAGTGGCAAAGAAATTTTCATCCAAGATGCATTTTGTGGAGCTAGCAAAAAGAGCCAAAAATCAGTCCGCTTTGTCACTGAAGTAGCGTGGCAAGCGCACTTTGTAAAAAATATGTTCATCCGCCCAAGTGAAGCGGAGTTGGCTAAATTTGAGCCTGACTTTGTAGTATATAACGCTTGCAAGACAAAAAATGAGGACTACAAGGCTGATGGACTACACTCAGACGTCTTTGTCATCTTTAACGTCGAGGAAAATGTCGCAGTGATCGGTGGCACATGGTACGGTGGCGAGATGAAAAAAGGCATTTTTTCTATGATGAACTACTGGTTGCCACTTGAGGGCAAGCTAAGCATGCACTGCTCTGCAAACGTAGGCGAAAAGGGCGATACGGCGCTATTTTTTGGCCTATCTGGCACTGGTAAAACGACACTTTCAACCGATCCAAAACGCAAACTAATAGGCGATGACGAGCACGGCTGGGACGATGATGGCGTGTTTAACTTTGAGGGTGGCTGCTACGCAAAATGTATCAACCTTGATCCAAGCAGCGAGCCAGAAATTTACGCAGCGATCAGGCGTGATGCACTGCTTGAAAACGTCGTGGCTGACGAAAACGGCGTGGTTGATTATAAAGATGGCTCAAAGACTGAAAACACACGTGTGAGCTATCCGATCTATCACATCGACAACTACGAGCCAAGCTCAAGCGCAGGACACCCAAAAAATATCATCTTTTTAAGTGCTGACGCTTTTGGCGTGCTTCCTCCAGTTGCAAAGCTGACAAAAGAGCAGGCGATGTATTATTTCTTAAGTGGCTACACAGCAAAAGTTGCTGGCACAGAGCGCGGTATTACTGAACCAGTCGCTACTTTTAGTGCTTGCTTTGGTGAGCCATTTATGCCACTTCACCCAACTGTTTATGCAAAACTGCTTGGCGAGAAGATAGATAAGCACGGCGTAAATGTCTATCTTGTAAATACAGGCTGGAGCGGCGGTGCTTACGGCGTTGGCAAGCGTATGAGCATAAAAGCGACACGTGCTTGCATAAATGCGATCTTAGACGGCAGCATCACAAAATGTGAGTTTGAAAATTTTGATAAATTTAACTTCGCTATCCCAAAAGAGCTTGATGGTGTCGAGACAAAACTGCTAAATCCAATAAATACATGGACACACCCAGCTGAGTACAATATTTCACGCGACAAGCTTGCAAAGATGTTTGTTGAAAATTTCAAACGCTATGAAGATGTAAAAGAGGGCGTTGAGTACGCAAAAGCTGGTCCAAAAGCTTAA